A window of Bradyrhizobium diazoefficiens genomic DNA:
CAATGCTGCGCTCGAAAAGCTGGACCTGCGCTTCCCGCGTGCCGACAAGGCCTCGCTGGCGGAGTTTGCGCAGGTGCGCAAGGCGCTGGAGAAAGAAGGCAGGGGAGGCAACAAGCGGGCAAAATGACAGCCGACAGGACCGCGAACCGCAAGAACGTCAACTTCGCGCTCCAGAGCGGCGGCGCGCATGGCGCCTTCGTCTGGGGCGTGCTCGACCAGGTGCTCGAGGACGGCAGGCTAGCCATCGAGGCGATCAGCGCCACCAGCGCCGGCGCCATGAATGCGGTGGCGATGGCCTCGGGCATGGCGAACGGGGGCGTGGACGCAGCGCGACAAAGCCTGCACGCGTTCTGGTACGAAGTGTCTCGCATGGATAAGGCGTACGATCTGCTCTCGCCGCTCAACCAGTGGATCCAGGCCCTGAAGCTGCCGCCGGAATATCACCCGGTCCACGCCTTCATCCACACGCTGACGCATACGCTGCCGCCGAATCTGCTCAATCCCTTCCACTTCAATCCGCTTCGCTCGCTGCTGCAGCGCGTGGTCGATTTCGACCGGCTCAATTCCTCGGCGGAGGCGCCGCAGCTGTTCCTCAACGCCACCAACGTCCGCACCGGCAAGATCAAGGTGTTCCAGAGCCCGCAGCTCACCGCGGAAACCGTGCTCGCCTCGGCCTGCCTGCCGCCGTATTTTCAGGCCGTGGAGATCGACGGCGAGCATTATTGGGATGGCGGCTATCTCGGCAATCCCGCAATCTATCCGCTGATCTACCGCAAGGGTAGCCATGACGTCGTCATTGTGCAGGTCACGGCGATCCGTCGCGATGAACTGCCGACCAGTGCGGCCGACGTCCTCCACCGCATCAACGAGATCAGCTTCAATTCATCCCTGATGCGCGAGATGCGCGCGATCGGCTTCGCGACGCGGCTGATCGACGACGGCGAGCTCGACAGCGACAGGCATAGCCGCATGTACATGCACTGGATCGGCAACGATCAGCTGATGTCGCAGCTCGGCACGGCCACGCAATTCCATCCCGAATGGAGCCTGTTATGCCGCCTGCGCGATGAGGGACGTGCGGCGGCGCAAAGCTGGCTGGCGCAAAATTTCGAGCGGATCGGAAGGTCCTCGACGGTCGATCTGGCAGACATGTTCCTCTAGACCAGCCCGCCTCCGGCAAAACCGCGAAAACCACGACAAGCACGGCAGGCTCGCAGACCCGTTATGCTCTTGCGGTTTACCGAAATCAATTTGACGCGTCGGGCAAGACAGCGGCACGACGTCACCATGCCTGCGATCATCTCGACATTCGCACGGCAAACAATTTCACGGTGGACGCGCAGCCGTTCAGGGAACCCGCGCGTTCAAATGTGATGCCTCGACTGATCGATCCGTCTTGACAGTCTTGTGTCACGGGAGGAGCATGGCCGTGCTCGCAAACAAGCGATGCGTAACGTCCACCTCATGAGCAAGGGGAGGTCTATGACGCCACCTCCGCAAATCCAGCCGCGTTAAGTGCGATGGAGCTCGTTCGGATTATCGCATAGCGGCAGAAACCGCGAACGGCACGCCGGGTCAAGGTTTAGCGGGCTGCATCAGTAAGGCATAGCCCCTACCTGCCCGGCGCTGTATTTTGCTCACCGATTCTTTCGGATGGTGGGGACGGGCCGACCGCGACAGCCGCCTTCGACATCCTGCTTTTCTCCTCCTCCTCGCCGTCATTCCGGGCCGCCTCCTGGAATGACGGCGAAGTTTTTGCGCAACGCTCGGCGCCCGGCCGTTTTCGTCGCGGGCGATCACTCTGACGATACCGCGTTCGCGGGCCTTCATGGCTTGAGACCCGCGTGCCGTGCTCCTCATCACGATGGGCGGTCGCTTTGCGGCATTAATCCCTTGCCGCGCGATGGCGTTCTCGTTCGCGAAAATCTCGCTGCGGTGCGAGATGGCAATCGATACCTGAGTCTCTGCGTCCTTGATCTGGGTGGAGCGCTGGCCGACAATGTCCGCGGTTCAATGAGAAGCTGCTTGGGGGAATTCGTGAATAGACCTGTCCGGGTCGTTGCCCGATCGACGTCGTCCAATCCGCCGCAAGGCATGGCGCTGCTGCGCGATCCCCTGCTCAACAAGGGGACCGCCTTCACGGAAGCGGAGCGTGAGGCACTGGGCCTGCGCGGTTTGTTGCCGCCCTGCGTGCTGACGATGGAGACGCAAGCTCAGCGCATCCTCACCAATCTACGCACGCTGCCGACCGATCTGGAGAAATATGTCGCGCTGAACGCGCTGCATGATCGCAACGAGGCGCTGTTCTTCCGCGTCGTCGCCGACAATATCGACGAGATCCAGCCGATCATCTACACGCCGACGGTCGGGCTCGCCTGCCAGAAGTACGGCCTGATCTTCCAGCGGCCGCGCGGCATGTTCATCTCCTCGCGCGACCGCGGCCAGATCGCCGAGCTCCTGAAGAACTGGCCCTATCCGGCCAAGCTGATCGTCGTCACCGACGGCGAGCGCATCCTGGGCCTCGGCGATCTCGGCGCCAACGGCATGGGCATTCCGGTCGGAAAACTCTCGCTCTACTCGGCCTGCGCCGGCGTGCATCCGGAAGCATGCCTGCCGATCGTGCTCGATGTCGGCACCAACAACGACGAGCTGCTCAGCGATCCCTATTATCTCGGCCTGCGCGAGCGGCGGCTGACCGGTGAGGCCTATGACAGCTTCGTCGACGAGTTCATGCAAGCCGCGCGCAAGACCTTTCCGGGCGTGCTGATCCAGTTCGAGGATTTCGCCAATCATTCGGCGTTCAAGCTGCTGCACAAATATCGCGACGAGGCCTGCGTCTTCAACGACGACATCCAGGGCACCGCGGCGGTGGCGCTCGCCGGCCTGTTCTCGGCCTTGCGCGTCTCCGGCGGCAGGCTCAGGGATCAGCGTATCCTGTTCCTCGGCGCGGGCGAGGCGGCGACCGGCATCGCCGATCTCGTGGTGTCGGCCATGATGACGGAGGGCGCTTCCGAGGCGGACGCGCTCCGGCGCAACTGGCTGGTGGATTCCCGCGGCCTCGTCATCAACGGCCGCGAAGGCCTCTCCGGCCATAAGCTGCGCTATGCGCACGCCGGTCAGGCGCCGGTCGCCGACTTCCTCACCGCGATCAAGACACTGAAGCCGACGGCGATCATCGGTGTCGCCGCGGTCGGCGGCGCTTTCACGCCCGACGTGCTCCGGACGATGGCCGAGCTCAACGCGCAGCCGATCGTGTTCGCGCTCTCCAACCCGACCTCGAAGGCGGAATGCTCGGCGGAGGATGCCTATCGCTACACCGGGGGCCGCGCGCTGTTCGCCTGCGGCAGCCCGTATGACCCGGTCAAGCTCAACGGCCGCAGCTTCGTGCCGCGCCAGGGCAACAACTCCTACATCTTCCCCGGCGTCGGCCTCGGCGTCATCGCCAGCGGCTCGCGGCTGGTGACCGACGAGATGTTCATGGCGGCAGCGCATACGCTCGCCGATTGCGTCGGCAAGGACGACCTCGCGCAAGGCAGTCTCTATCCGGCACTGCCGCGCATCCGCGAGGTCTCGGTCCGCATCGCCGCGGCGGTCGCCGACGTCGCCTTCCAGCGCGGGCTTGCGGACGGACCGGCGCCCAACGACGTCAAGGCCCTGGTCCAGTCCCAGATGTACGAGCCGCATTACTGAAGCCGCCGACCCGACCCGCCAGGCCTCCGGCGGCACTTGATTTTGCCCAGCGGCGTGGCTGGCGCGGGCGCCGTCTGTCCCGATTCAGGACGCATCACTGTGGTGGAATCGTCACAGCTGACGCGAAACGGCGGCGGCCCCAGGCCCGCTTTTGTTCCGACAAGGTTCTGCCCTCATTGCCCACCGAAACTCCGGCAGTTCGGAGGGGCGTACCATGTCGCGCATTGCACGTGCCGAAACTGCCCGGATGTCCCGCGCAGCCTCTTGCCGGTTGCTGCTCGCCATCATCGGTGCCGCCTCGCTCGCCGCCTGCGCGCAATCGCCGGTCGGGCGCCAGAAGGCCGATCTGGCGGCTCCCGGCCGGCAGGCTGCGGTCGAGCGGCCGCACAGGGTGGCGGCGCTGCATCCGAGGCCGATCAGCCGGGCACGCGCGCCCGACGCTACGGGCGAGACGAAGCAAGCCGCCTTGCACGGCATTGCCAGCTTCTATTCGGATACGCAGACCGCGAGCGGCGAGAAGTTCGACAAGAACGAATTGACCGCGGCCCATCCAAGCCTGCCGTTCGGCACGAAGCTGCGCGTCACGGACGTCTCCTCCGGCCGCTTCGTGACCGTCAGGGTCAACGATCGCGGGCCCTATGTTCGCGGGCGGGTTCTCGACATCTCCCCCTCCGCGGCCGAGGCGCTCGGCATGGTCGACAGGGGCATCACCAATGTCCGGCTCGACGTCGTGCAATGAGGCCGGGGTCGATCGAGATCGATCCGCCTGATTAACCGGCTGTTAGCTGCTCTCGCGCACCATGGTTGCCCAGACAAGTCGGGGGCTCCAAATTCGGAGGCCTGCGGGGAGGCGGGACTTGAGCAGGATCCAGTATCTCGAAGATCAGGCAGCGCGCGCCGAGCGGCTCGCCAAACGGATCACGGATACGCTGACGATCGAAAAGCTCCTGACCTTCGCCGGCGAACGCCGCCGCGAGATCGAGGTCATCGCCGGCAAGCATCGGCGTTCTTGACCGCGGCAACGCAAAATCAAGTATGGCTCTCGATGAACTCGCTGAGATAGTCGGGGACGCCGTCGATGTCGCAGCGCGCCCGGATCTCGCCGGCGACATCGGTCGAGATGTCCTTCATCCAATGTTCGAGCGTGTTGAACGAAATCACCTTGATCGGGTCGTTGAAGCAGCCGGCGACGAGCTCGCCGATCGTGGCTTCGAGATCGCTCCGTTCGATGCGAATCTCTGTCGCCTCGTCGAGGCGATCGATCACCACGAACAAGGTCTGGTCTGCGCCATAGGGCACGACAGGGGATGGTCGGCCGGCTTCGAGCATCTGACGCACTCACGCCTTCGCTTCCGATACCCCCACTAACGGGAAAATCCGGACGAAGGTTCCTGCGCTCAGCCACAGCTTCCGGAAATCGTCAGAGAAATTCTCTCCAGCGCGACAGCTCGATGACGTGCTCGGGCGAGAGGATGGCCGTCACGAGCGGCGGCTGCGCCGCTGTCCGGATCTCATAGAGATGGCGGGTTGCCGCCGGCTTCTTCATAAACGCCGAAATGCACTCGTCGAGAGTGCCTTCACTGATCTGGTACGGCTCCCGGTCCAGCCGCCGCTGGTTTGCAAGCGATGGCCATTTATGCAGGGCCGCAAGCGCACCGAAATCGACCTTCGACTCCGCAGCCATTTCCCCCATCGTCCCGCCTCACGCAAAAAACACCCCAGCACGCGGATTTGCGTGCCGGGGCTTGCACCTGTCGCTGCATCTCAATGCCACAGCGTCGTAACGCAGCAGCCCGGGAAATGTTCCAGCTGCGTTACGATCAGCTCGCCGCCGCTGCGATTTTGTGCTCCGGGCTGGCCTGGCCGTAGCTGCGCTCATCGCTACTGCTGATCTCGGACGGGAGCCCGGCAAAGCGCCGCAAGGCTGCCGCCATCTGCACCCGGCCCGGGACGCCGGTGATCACCACATCGACCATGGTGAAGGACGAGTGGAAATGGCCGCGCGCCCTGAGCTGCTCGACCGGAACGCCTGCGGCCGCCATGGTCTCGGCGTAAGCGATGCCTTCGTCGCGCAAGGGATCGAACTCGCAGGTCACCACGAAGGCCGGCGGCAGGCCGGCAACGTTGCCGCGGAGCGGCGAGACGCGCGGATCGGTGCGGTCGGCCGGCGAGCAGTAGAGGTCCCAGAACCAGTACATCAGCGAGCGCGTCAGGAAGTAGCCGGTCGCATTGTCGTTGTAGGAGGGACGGTCGAAGGTGCAGTCGGTGACCGGGCAGACCAGGAGCTGGCCGGCGATGTCAGGCCCGCCACGGTCGCGCGCGAGCTGGCAGGTGACGGCGGCGACATTGCCGCCGGCACTCCAGCCCGCGACCAGCACCGGGCCCGGCTTGCCGCCGAGCTCGGTGGCGTGCTCGGCGATCCAGCGCGTTGCCGCATAGCCGTCTTCGGCAGCGGTCGGGAAGCGATGCTCCGGCGCGTGACGATAGCCGACGCTGACGAACATCATGCCGGTCCGCCGCACCATGTCGCGGCAGAACGGCTCGTCCGACTGCTCGTCGCCGAGCACCCAGCCGCCGCCATGGAAGTAGACCACGACCGGATGCGGTCCCGGTGTTGCCGGCTTGTAGACGCGGTAAGGCAGCGCGCCGTCGGTGACCGGCAGGGTGCCGTCGACGATGGCGCCGATCGGCCGTCCCGCGGGGCGGGCCTTGTTGAACTCGTTCACGAACTCGCGCGCGCCGAGCGCGCCCATGGACTCGATCGGTGGCAGGTTCAGCGACGCGAGCAGGTTGAGCACCAGCCGCACGTCCGGCTGCAGCCGCACCACCTCACCGTCATTGCATTGCACGGCGCCATCGGGTCCAGTGAGCCTGAAGCCGAGCATGCCGCGACTGACCACCTCGTCGCAGATGCTGCGATACGGACCGACGCCGCCGGTATAGGGCATCAGGCCCTGCACCTTGCCGGGCACATTGGCGCCGGTGTACCAGGTGTTGGCGAGCCGGTGCAGTGTCAGCATCGAGCAGTCGGCCATATGCCTGTTCCAGCCGGCCTGCGCCGTCTCGGTCGGCTCGATCGTGGTGAAGCCGGCATCGCGCAGCGCAGCCAGGCGGTCGACCACCCAGTCGACATGCTGCTCGATCGACACTGCCATGTTCGACAGCACCGACGGGCTGCCGGGGCCGGTGATCATGAAGAAGTTGGGGAAGCCTTCGACCGTGAGTCCGAGATAGGTCTGCGGCCCGTTCGCCCAGACATCCGAGAGCGACTTGCCGCCGCGCCCGGTGATCGGATGCACGGCGCGGATCGCGCCGGTCATGGCGTCGAAGCCGGTCGCGAACACGATGACATCGACGTCGAAGCTGCGCTTGCCGGTCGCGATCCCGCCGGCGGTGATCGCCTGGATCGGCTCCTGGCGCAGATTGACCAGCGTGACGTTCGGCCGGTTGTAGGTCGCGTAGTAATTGGTGTCGAGGCAGGGACGCTTGGCGCCGAAGGGATGGTCGTGCGGCATCAGCGCCGCGGCCGTTTCGGGATCCTTCACGGCGGCCGAGATCTTCTCGCGGATCAGATCGCAGATCAGCTTGTTGCCGTCGATATCGACCGCCTGGTCGGCCCAGAGCTGCGTCAGGATATAGACGAGATCGCCCTTGCCCCAGGCTTCCTCGAAGCGCGCGCGGCGTTCGGCATCGCTGAGCTGCCAGCTCACCGCCATCTGCTGCGGATAGGGCA
This region includes:
- a CDS encoding patatin-like phospholipase family protein, coding for MTADRTANRKNVNFALQSGGAHGAFVWGVLDQVLEDGRLAIEAISATSAGAMNAVAMASGMANGGVDAARQSLHAFWYEVSRMDKAYDLLSPLNQWIQALKLPPEYHPVHAFIHTLTHTLPPNLLNPFHFNPLRSLLQRVVDFDRLNSSAEAPQLFLNATNVRTGKIKVFQSPQLTAETVLASACLPPYFQAVEIDGEHYWDGGYLGNPAIYPLIYRKGSHDVVIVQVTAIRRDELPTSAADVLHRINEISFNSSLMREMRAIGFATRLIDDGELDSDRHSRMYMHWIGNDQLMSQLGTATQFHPEWSLLCRLRDEGRAAAQSWLAQNFERIGRSSTVDLADMFL
- a CDS encoding NAD-dependent malic enzyme, which encodes MRSCLGEFVNRPVRVVARSTSSNPPQGMALLRDPLLNKGTAFTEAEREALGLRGLLPPCVLTMETQAQRILTNLRTLPTDLEKYVALNALHDRNEALFFRVVADNIDEIQPIIYTPTVGLACQKYGLIFQRPRGMFISSRDRGQIAELLKNWPYPAKLIVVTDGERILGLGDLGANGMGIPVGKLSLYSACAGVHPEACLPIVLDVGTNNDELLSDPYYLGLRERRLTGEAYDSFVDEFMQAARKTFPGVLIQFEDFANHSAFKLLHKYRDEACVFNDDIQGTAAVALAGLFSALRVSGGRLRDQRILFLGAGEAATGIADLVVSAMMTEGASEADALRRNWLVDSRGLVINGREGLSGHKLRYAHAGQAPVADFLTAIKTLKPTAIIGVAAVGGAFTPDVLRTMAELNAQPIVFALSNPTSKAECSAEDAYRYTGGRALFACGSPYDPVKLNGRSFVPRQGNNSYIFPGVGLGVIASGSRLVTDEMFMAAAHTLADCVGKDDLAQGSLYPALPRIREVSVRIAAAVADVAFQRGLADGPAPNDVKALVQSQMYEPHY
- a CDS encoding septal ring lytic transglycosylase RlpA family protein — its product is MSRIARAETARMSRAASCRLLLAIIGAASLAACAQSPVGRQKADLAAPGRQAAVERPHRVAALHPRPISRARAPDATGETKQAALHGIASFYSDTQTASGEKFDKNELTAAHPSLPFGTKLRVTDVSSGRFVTVRVNDRGPYVRGRVLDISPSAAEALGMVDRGITNVRLDVVQ
- a CDS encoding alpha/beta hydrolase fold domain-containing protein, with product MSDAMIATRASDERGTAQQVDVAVVGAGFAGLYLLHRLRKAGFATVALEEAGDVGGTWYWNRYPGARCDIQTIDYSYTFDPELETAWTWSEKYATQPEILRYLGFVAERYDLRRDIRFKTKVTEAKWDETAKRWLITTDNGAPVSCRHYIMATGCLSAPKPPEIDGVKDFKGEVYFTGRWPHDGVNLAGKRVAVIGTGSSAIQSIPLIAEQAAHLTVFQRTPNFALPAHNGPAPSDRMSLLQSDRATYREQARQSMAGVPYPQQMAVSWQLSDAERRARFEEAWGKGDLVYILTQLWADQAVDIDGNKLICDLIREKISAAVKDPETAAALMPHDHPFGAKRPCLDTNYYATYNRPNVTLVNLRQEPIQAITAGGIATGKRSFDVDVIVFATGFDAMTGAIRAVHPITGRGGKSLSDVWANGPQTYLGLTVEGFPNFFMITGPGSPSVLSNMAVSIEQHVDWVVDRLAALRDAGFTTIEPTETAQAGWNRHMADCSMLTLHRLANTWYTGANVPGKVQGLMPYTGGVGPYRSICDEVVSRGMLGFRLTGPDGAVQCNDGEVVRLQPDVRLVLNLLASLNLPPIESMGALGAREFVNEFNKARPAGRPIGAIVDGTLPVTDGALPYRVYKPATPGPHPVVVYFHGGGWVLGDEQSDEPFCRDMVRRTGMMFVSVGYRHAPEHRFPTAAEDGYAATRWIAEHATELGGKPGPVLVAGWSAGGNVAAVTCQLARDRGGPDIAGQLLVCPVTDCTFDRPSYNDNATGYFLTRSLMYWFWDLYCSPADRTDPRVSPLRGNVAGLPPAFVVTCEFDPLRDEGIAYAETMAAAGVPVEQLRARGHFHSSFTMVDVVITGVPGRVQMAAALRRFAGLPSEISSSDERSYGQASPEHKIAAAAS